The following proteins are encoded in a genomic region of Pan troglodytes isolate AG18354 chromosome 2, NHGRI_mPanTro3-v2.0_pri, whole genome shotgun sequence:
- the GCSAM gene encoding germinal center-associated signaling and motility protein isoform X5 codes for MPWNVRMQSPKQRTSRCWDHHIAEGCFCLPWKKILIFEKRQDSQNENEGMSSTPIQQDNVDQTYSEELCYTLINHRVLCTRPSGNSAEEYYENVPCKAERPRESLGGTETEYSVLHMPSTPRHARSPEDEYELLMPHRISSHFLQQPRPLMAPSETQFSHS; via the exons ATGCTGGGATCACCATATCGCTGAAGGGTGTTTCTGCCTTCCATG gaaaaaaatactcatttttgaAAAGAGGCAAGATTCCCAAAACGAAA atgAAGGAATGTCATCTACTCCCATCCAG CAGGACAATGTTGACCAGACCTACTCAGAGGAGCTGTGCTATACCCTCATCAATCATCGGGTTCTCTGTACAAGGCCATCAGGGAACTCTGCTGAAGAGTACTATGAGAATGTTCCCTGCAAAGCTGAGAGACCCAGAGAGTCCTTGGGAGGAACTGAGACTGAGTATTCAGTTCTACATATGCCTTCTACCCCCAGGCATGCCCGATCCCCAGAAGATGAATATGAACTTCTCATGCCTCACAGAATCTCCTCTCACTTTCTGCAACAGCCACGTCCACTTATGGCCccttctgagactcagttttcccaTTCATAG
- the GCSAM gene encoding germinal center-associated signaling and motility protein isoform X8 — protein sequence MGNSLLREDRCWDHHIAEGCFCLPWKKILIFEKRQDSQNENEGMSSTPIQDNVDQTYSEELCYTLINHRVLCTRPSGNSAEEYYENVPCKAERPRESLGGTETEYSVLHMPSTPRHARSPEDEYELLMPHRISSHFLQQPRPLMAPSETQFSHS from the exons ATGCTGGGATCACCATATCGCTGAAGGGTGTTTCTGCCTTCCATG gaaaaaaatactcatttttgaAAAGAGGCAAGATTCCCAAAACGAAA atgAAGGAATGTCATCTACTCCCATCCAG GACAATGTTGACCAGACCTACTCAGAGGAGCTGTGCTATACCCTCATCAATCATCGGGTTCTCTGTACAAGGCCATCAGGGAACTCTGCTGAAGAGTACTATGAGAATGTTCCCTGCAAAGCTGAGAGACCCAGAGAGTCCTTGGGAGGAACTGAGACTGAGTATTCAGTTCTACATATGCCTTCTACCCCCAGGCATGCCCGATCCCCAGAAGATGAATATGAACTTCTCATGCCTCACAGAATCTCCTCTCACTTTCTGCAACAGCCACGTCCACTTATGGCCccttctgagactcagttttcccaTTCATAG
- the GCSAM gene encoding germinal center-associated signaling and motility protein isoform X7, translating to MGNSLLREDRCWDHHIAEGCFCLPWKKILIFEKRQDSQNENEGMSSTPIQQDNVDQTYSEELCYTLINHRVLCTRPSGNSAEEYYENVPCKAERPRESLGGTETEYSVLHMPSTPRHARSPEDEYELLMPHRISSHFLQQPRPLMAPSETQFSHS from the exons ATGCTGGGATCACCATATCGCTGAAGGGTGTTTCTGCCTTCCATG gaaaaaaatactcatttttgaAAAGAGGCAAGATTCCCAAAACGAAA atgAAGGAATGTCATCTACTCCCATCCAG CAGGACAATGTTGACCAGACCTACTCAGAGGAGCTGTGCTATACCCTCATCAATCATCGGGTTCTCTGTACAAGGCCATCAGGGAACTCTGCTGAAGAGTACTATGAGAATGTTCCCTGCAAAGCTGAGAGACCCAGAGAGTCCTTGGGAGGAACTGAGACTGAGTATTCAGTTCTACATATGCCTTCTACCCCCAGGCATGCCCGATCCCCAGAAGATGAATATGAACTTCTCATGCCTCACAGAATCTCCTCTCACTTTCTGCAACAGCCACGTCCACTTATGGCCccttctgagactcagttttcccaTTCATAG
- the GCSAM gene encoding germinal center-associated signaling and motility protein isoform X6 → MPWNVRMQSPKQRTSRCWDHHIAEGCFCLPWKKILIFEKRQDSQNENEGMSSTPIQDNVDQTYSEELCYTLINHRVLCTRPSGNSAEEYYENVPCKAERPRESLGGTETEYSVLHMPSTPRHARSPEDEYELLMPHRISSHFLQQPRPLMAPSETQFSHS, encoded by the exons ATGCTGGGATCACCATATCGCTGAAGGGTGTTTCTGCCTTCCATG gaaaaaaatactcatttttgaAAAGAGGCAAGATTCCCAAAACGAAA atgAAGGAATGTCATCTACTCCCATCCAG GACAATGTTGACCAGACCTACTCAGAGGAGCTGTGCTATACCCTCATCAATCATCGGGTTCTCTGTACAAGGCCATCAGGGAACTCTGCTGAAGAGTACTATGAGAATGTTCCCTGCAAAGCTGAGAGACCCAGAGAGTCCTTGGGAGGAACTGAGACTGAGTATTCAGTTCTACATATGCCTTCTACCCCCAGGCATGCCCGATCCCCAGAAGATGAATATGAACTTCTCATGCCTCACAGAATCTCCTCTCACTTTCTGCAACAGCCACGTCCACTTATGGCCccttctgagactcagttttcccaTTCATAG